AGACTTGATAAACCCTTACCAACCATTGTAATCCAATCTCCTCAAGATAAGTCGTCACCCCAGGATATTGATGGAGCTTAGCCCAAGACATCTGAAACTCAGACATTCTATAAGTTTTCACTACTAGGTAGAAGTGTGGAATTATGTCCTTATTCTTAAATCTATCCACCATATTGTTTCGAATATGGTATATACATTGGGCATGGAATGCAACAAGGAATATACTTGAGATAGCTTTCGTAATTGAGATGTGATGATCTGATATAATCAAAATTCTAAATGTCTTCTATCGAAGCTTTTAAATGAGTCATAAACCAATTCCATGATGCATCGTTCTCCCCATCTACAATGCTAAATGCGATAGGATATATGTTGTTATTACCATCAATGCACATTGCTATTAACAACATACCTTTATATTTCTCATACAGATGTGTCCCATCAACAATGATTACTGGGCATATGCAGTTCAAGAAATCCTAATACATGGACCAAGTGCCATGAAAACATACTTAAAGTAATATGTGTACTCAACTTCAACCTCAAAGATCATACCTTGTCATATGCTCTAACAATAGCATATGATCCTTTCGGCGACCCTCGTGTAAACACTAATCCATACTCTCTAGTGTGATAAGCTCGTCCGTAAATTATATTCACTCCAAAATCTTTTCAGACGTCCTCAATGATATCTCTCGGGCGGTATGTTCGACCAACTTGTTCGTACTTGGACTTGATTAAGTGTCTAATAACTCAACTTTTTGCTTGTCGATGATTACCCATTCTCATTCACTTTGAAGGAATcactttctttcaatttttttgcaCGGACCCTCCACTTGCATTCCTCCACTGAATACCGTACAGTTAGTAAGCCCTTCGTTGACTTTTTTACACGGtagttgaagttattttttattgCAAGTATTGACAATTTAACTGACAGGtcatattttgaaataaaatctgATCGACCTTTATATCCTCGTCATTCAGACAGTTATAAGGTATTGTGATGAGGTCATCATATCATGGGTCCTCTGATGGTATGGGTATATCTATAAATGGTTGGATTGGAACAGTGGAATATATTTGAATCGAAGGCATCACAACTGATGGGACAGGAGCAAGTGAGGTTGGAACATGAATGAAGGTGTTGGAAAAATTTGTGGTCCTGAAGATTGTCCATATCCATGGTCAgtatctgttggggttgatgccctaaatctcatagggtcgtataatttgtaattgtactgtacaaacttattatttatttaataaaatatatgatgttttatttcaaaattagttgcattaaccacaaaccaataaactaacatccagggttatcttgtagcttaaacatgtatgtaaagacatacgggtggatcatgtttaagtgattacctaaatggtttgtagtagatggataaggctggattccttatcctggtgacactacgagtatggcccattttataggtgttacaattgttgtaaagtgctacaaatgatctgatcccgatcattcatgtggagacatataagcggagatattctatacaaagaagtttgtataagtccgaaccacgaaatgtttagtctcatcatataacgtcgttcataatagagacttacatttcaccaagatgaccataggtaacatgacctgaatcctaagtgagttttGAACCTCAGcctatgagggtagtcctttgatttgtatgagtgagaatgACTAGATCgctaactcaataagcctaccatatCGGAGATTCATCTAATTGGAGAGCCGGGAACACGACTacataagaagaaattcacttcttccccgaggtcggggcaagtagataaattgctcccttaagggctgattctagggcttgaacaatgtggtgccacactctttcctagcccaagaggggtttagtcatagttggactatgatttattattcattagagggatcactggtacttaagaagttagattgtaactatagaggcaaaatggtaattttggcccaactgtacttacgagtaatttgtgaagagtcattctgatgttgattggttatatccaatggacacagaaatatatctgtagtgtgaagagtgtagttgtcggtctttagtggagtgtccgacagttaacgaatggtgaataatttaattaaagagtttaattaattattcacgtaccgttcaagctacaggtccatgaggtcccttcgATAGCTCAACAAGATTTAATCaggatcagtttttggattaatttgaattgttcaaattaattgaggaaactaattatatgtgatataattaagtttatttaattatatatgatataattactataatgtatttgatacattataaaatatgtttagatgaattaaatatttgaatatgattcaaatgttaattatgtgaattagattcatataattgaaatttaatgtaaatatgatttatattaaataacataagtgagagaaaagaaactctaagttatattgtatatgatacattattgaaactatagttttttatgctatatttgatataatatatagtttaatatatatcatagtagttatcatatgaatatatattaaataaataaattgattattatttatttatttattaaaattaattaattttttttaattaaaaaaaaaaaaaaaactttttcctcCTCTCTTCATCCTCTCCATTCCCTCAATCCAAAATagctagagcccaccactcctggatctttcatcctagagaataccaaggacgtGTTCATGGTTGTGTCAATTGGAGATCAAAAGATTCCCatttgaagacagtcttcaaagATAAGGTTTTCTGAAaactcttttcttcttttttgtttagttaaaagcatgttgtatattattttcaaatgcaTGATCTCGTTCTTGTTTTTatgtaaaatcatttttttttaaaacaaataggATTTGGGACGATCTCGCTTCTGCTACAGGTCCCTTCACTATGGATCCTTCAATATCGAATGTGGAGTACATCTGGGTTCATTGTTGTGACCAAACCAAGCTTCACTTTGATCTTCCCCCAAGTTCATGGCTCAATATGATCATCCATTGAAGACATGGTGGGAATATTACGTGTTGGAATGGTTGCATATCCAAAGTTTTGATTAGTTAGAATGGGTTGATTCGTTGGATTGCATTGTTGGTACATATTGTCAGTTTGTACTCCATGACTTTTGCAAGCTGTAACTAATACAAATAACGGCATCCGAGATGCATCACTGCCTTCTAAAAAGAAGCTAAGATCTTCATCATCAACTATGTCAATTGGGGGAGCTGGGATTAATAGATTATAgcaacatttgatgtgtatatcaaatGTATTTGGATCGAAATTCAGTTGTTGGTGCATAATATTCACTAATTCATTGACTGTTATATCATTTCTGACCTTCAATAATTTCATATGACCTCCAACATAATTTCTTCTTGATCGGTCTCATTCCCCACCAAATGGCACAAAGATACGAAGTAGTGTCATTGATCTGCAATTGGATTAGCAAATTTTAAGCAATACtgaatcaaattttaagaaatcgCCCAGTAATTGATAAGTGATCACCCAACTATTTATAAGTGTTCACTTAAAATTATATACGTGATCGCATATATactacgatcgtttatataatactacacgatcgtgaaGTAGAATGTAAAAGATCATTCATATAATAGATGTAAAAGATCGTTCATATAATACTAAACAATCGATGAGTATTATATAAACAATCGTTTAAATaacactaaatgatcgttcataTAATACTAAACGAGCGTTTATATTATAATGAACGATCATCTATATATTGTTATATGATCGTTCATTCAATACTAAACGATCCGGGGGACAAGAACTACTATAGAATATCACTTACATTCTCTTCATTTCTGAATCTGGCGAACGAATCTTCTTCTATACCCAAAGACACAATGAAATGAACAAAGATGAAAGAGATCGACAATGAGGATGTTGTCTTGAAACTCTAATAGAACAATGGGAGAATGAGAAGTGTTCGATGGAAAATGAATAATTAAGAGTGACCTTCCATTCTTGATATCAATGTTATTCAATGTTATTGGTagaatattagttgggaataaatgTATCGGTGGAATGTTAGTGTTGCATTGAACACATATTGAATGAAGAGCTGAAGAAatcgttgaaggaagaagaagtgtGGCGCAGTTTGAGGAGTTTTTTAAATTAGGGGTAAATTTGGTATTTCACATGGCTAAAAGGTCAATCATAGAtaagtttttaggaagaggtcatccatagaaaatttttttagatttggGTTATTTCgtgaaattttccatttttagtTTAGTATCTGAATCGCAACTCACAGCCACACTCACATCTCAATTCTCTTCTCACAAGATTGTTGTAGGCCGACAACGTCGGGAACGGAAAGTACAAATCTCAGGTCTGTTGTAAACGATCGGCTCGGCTTGGTGAGCGACGCTCATATGATGAACCGCCATCAAATCGCCACTACTCATGTTTCAGCATAGAGAACCCATCATCGACCGGTGCCATCGACCCGACATCGAACCACCAACGATTTCAGTCGGTTAGGGCGGTCCAACAGCTACTGCTTGCACCCCTAcatgaaattaccaaaatgaaCCTTGTGCATTCATGTTGTGATCTCAATATCATCAGTCTCGTTCTCACTCCTTTGGATTTAGGTTTTTTCGTTCTTCACTCTCCCTATTTCTCGGATTGAGATCTCATTCTTCTCGTTCCTCGGAGTTTATGTTTTTTCCGCTCCACACTCTCTCTATTACTttcgttctttttttttttctctaactaGAGTAAAAAATAAGGATCGAAAAGCCAAGATGTCTAGCAAGGAGAGCAAGAGTCCAACAAGCGTGCACAATAACATTGTTTCGATAATTTCTATTGATGACGATAGAAACAAAAGATTAAATCTTTACTATATTAAAAGGAGCTATATGGGGAGAATCTTTCTTTCTCCATTTTACCCTTCATTTTTTATTAGAACCCCATTATACTTTTCCCATTGGGGTGGGGTAaaaagactataataaccaacatgagtggaggagaaaagaaaacaatatgAAGAGTGGAGAAAGGAGTAAAAAAGTCaccatttataattaaaaacaattttatttctatttttttttttttagagttttgTTGATATCTTTAACTTTTCTTTCCCAATTTCATACTTTAAGACAAATACGataactggaaaaaaaaaatgtatcactTTATGTTGTGaattaagtaatttaattttaactttatataataactaaatatttttaaataaataataatcacaCATTTTCATTTGTCATAGAATCCTTTTGATGTATGTCTTcacaaaaaaactaaaattcaaacaGACATATCCTTTACGAATAGTACACAACCTTTCACATAataactaaatatttttaaaagaataaatacaaGCTTTCTTGTTTTCTTTGGTCCGTGCTCCATTTTAAGAATATCATGATAGTAAGAATTGTAGAATGATAATTGAAGTTTTtgttatttgtaaataaattggaTCATGCCAAAGTGAAGTCTAGATAAtctataaacttttttttcttcaacgAAAAAGTATGATTGTcgtttttatatttaaatattgattattattattatccattaactgttatattttagggaaaaaatcagatatgcattgtattttgaagtttaaattttgatatgaaattgattattagatttatttccaATACTAACAAATATTTAGgttattctcaaatttaaattatagttACGTAGAAAATTTAgtttcattttctttgttttaattttttttgaagaagACAAGTGAGATAAATTATAAGaagcaaaaacaaaacaagaatTGGGTTGGTAGATAAGAAATGAAAGTAGGTTTAAATTAGGAAAGGAGGAGAATAATTAATGTGAAAGTAAAGGATAAGGGTCAGTAAGGAGAGTTATTAACAATGACGATTATTTTGGATTAATAAATGTAGCAGTTGAATTCAATCAAAGAGAGGCAacactttttaattttcaatttataggAAATTATATAAAGTGTATTCATTTTTAACAATAACAaagatttacatattttttcatGTAGTTTTCGTTAGtacttgaaattttatattattaatattatagtaGTTTCAACAAGATCTTTGATTAGATttctatagtttcaattttatcaaaatcttagatatcttatttatttgtttgaacAAAAGATTTTACCCGCTTTCATGTATTTGAATTGAACATGTTTATTCATTGTGTTAGAAGAATTACCCATGAAAACTATCATAATGAGTAACAAGATCAAATTTGATAGATTCAAAAGATCTAAACAAAGATATTAGCATCATATATATCTCTAACCTTGATTATACAAACATGCCAACAAAACGAGTATTCATCCAAGATATTATTCTTGAGTTAGTTGATAATTTATATTGTTATTCCATCACTTTTAATTTCGTGTAAAAAATTTACTATTTATACTACTTTAAAAGTATTTTAGTTCATCAAAATTTATGTTCCAAGTATTTTAAAGATCTTCAAACAAGTAGTGAATTTAAAAAAGTGAGAAATTTTATTTGGAAGCAAATTATGGGTCAACCGTACAATTATCTACGAAAAGAAAACTAATAGAATTAATTGTTCAATTCGTCTTTTCAACGCAACGGAGCAACGAAACGAACTACCGCTCGTTAGAACTTGGAAGAACTCGGTTCAGACAGAAATTCCAGCCGACGATCTCTTCCTCTGGAAATGTATTCAAAAGCTATCTTGTTCCTCATTTTCTCTGTCATCTTCTTCATTTCATGTTCAATCCTCGTCGGAACCGTCGACATCAGATCCTACTTCTTCCCTTTGCTTCAGTCTCAGCCAGTTTCCCCTTTCCCCTGTGCCGCTGACCCTCCTCTCAGAGTCTACATGTACGACCTTCCCCGTCGTTTCAATGTCGGCATGCTCAATCGCCGAAACTTGGACCAGACTCCTGTCACCGCTTCCACTTGGCCTCCATGGCCCAGAAACTCGGGGTTGAAGCGGCAGCATAGTGTGGAGTACTGGATGATGGGTTCGCTTTTACACAAAGCTACTAATGATGGCAGAGACGCGGTTAGAGTTATGGATCCGGAGAATGCTGATGCCTTCTTTGTGCCGTTTTTCTCTTCGTTGAGTTTTAATTCACATGGACGCAATATGACCGATCCGGCTACGGAGATTGATCACCAATTGCAGGTACCTTGCAGTTGATTATACAGTTTTAAGTTCGTAGCTCTTCTGGACTTCTGTAATTTTCTATTGGATTCTTGTTTAGACCTTGGCTATGTTCTCTATTCGACTTCATATTCTTGGATTTTGGAGGGCCTTTCCGAGTGGAATTCGATTATTATCCTCGAATTTACTGAATTCCTTTTCTCTCTAACGTCTCTAGTaggttttaaattgattttcctACGTTTAGCTGATTCTTTTGCAGTTCTTGGATTGtgattttcttttccattaACACAGTTTCTGGATTGTGATGATATTCAATTTATCCATTTACGCTTTGGTTGACTGCTTAATAGTGGGTAAAGTGGAGGTAAAGGGGGGAAAGTTGTATTGTATTCTTAGAATTGAATTTGATCCAGTTTAACAATCTCAGACTGAGCGAATTTCAGATCCAGGGAGAGACATTTAATCTATTGCACTAGCTAAACTGCGGTAGTTGACTTGTAATGAAATTATGGACCTACAAACCCACTATTTAGGAAAACTATTCATCTGATCACGATATCTTCCTATATTTTGGTTCACTCCAGCGGTTGGTAAATGAAGAGTAGGTTtcatccattttcatttttccaaaGAAACATGGGTTTGAGTTCTCATCTCAGGTTTATAGATATGGCTTGACTTTTATTTGTATTCTTTTGATTGTCAGCATCTAATTTGTCTCGCtattagggttgttttatttaaaattttatattgtcAGTTTTGAAAGCATTGAAGAGAAATCTATATGAATTTTTATTTGTTGTGTGATTTAGATAAAGTGAACCGTACTTCAGTCAGTTGATAGGCTTTGATCATTTGACTAATGTTTCCACAGATTGAACTCATGAAATTCTTGAGTGAATCCAAGTATTGGCAGAGGTCTAAGGGCAGAGACCATGTCATTCCCATGACACATCCCAATGCTTTTAGATTTCTCAGAAACCAGGTGAATGCCTCAATTCAAATTGTCGTGGATTTTGGCCGCTATCCAAAAGCCATGTCAAATTTGGGCAAAGATGTGGTTGCACCATATGTGCATGTTGTGAGTTCGTTCATTGATGAAAACTCCCCAGACCCATTTGAGTCTCGCCCGACACTACTCTTCTTTCAGGGAAAGACGTTCAGAAAAGATGTAAGTTGACTAAAGTTTCATGACTGACTCAATTCTAAAATCTAGATTATTTTTGGGGGGAACTTGAACTGTGTTTTGATGTGGAATTGTTAGTAACTGAGTGTTATTAACATGTTTCAGGATGGCATTATTCGTGTCAAACTGGCAAAGATATTAGATGGTTATGACGATGTTCATTATGAGCGTAGCGCTGCAACAGAGAAAAGCATAAAAACGGTATGATGTATGCATAGTTAGCTTATTGCTAAATAGTTTC
This genomic window from Benincasa hispida cultivar B227 chromosome 4, ASM972705v1, whole genome shotgun sequence contains:
- the LOC120075155 gene encoding probable arabinosyltransferase ARAD1 — translated: MYSKAILFLIFSVIFFISCSILVGTVDIRSYFFPLLQSQPVSPFPCAADPPLRVYMYDLPRRFNVGMLNRRNLDQTPVTASTWPPWPRNSGLKRQHSVEYWMMGSLLHKATNDGRDAVRVMDPENADAFFVPFFSSLSFNSHGRNMTDPATEIDHQLQIELMKFLSESKYWQRSKGRDHVIPMTHPNAFRFLRNQVNASIQIVVDFGRYPKAMSNLGKDVVAPYVHVVSSFIDENSPDPFESRPTLLFFQGKTFRKDDGIIRVKLAKILDGYDDVHYERSAATEKSIKTSSQGMRSSKFCLHPAGDTPSSCRLFDAIVSHCVPVIVSDQIELPYEDEIDYSRFTLFFSFEEALQPGYMVDKLREFPKERWIEMWKQLKEISHHYEFQYPPEKEDAVNMLWRQVKHKLPGVKLTIHRSRRLKVLDWWQRR